The following proteins are encoded in a genomic region of Tenebrio molitor chromosome 7, icTenMoli1.1, whole genome shotgun sequence:
- the snRNP-U1-C gene encoding U1 small nuclear ribonucleoprotein C — MPKYYCDYCDTYLTHDSPSVRKTHCTGRKHKDNVKFYYQKWMEEQAQHLIDATTAAFKAGKIANNPFAQPGKGVAIPPPAQLTMGQRPGAPGAPGMMPPTMGPGGPMPPMMMGPHGPMPPMMGMRPPMMGMMPMGPMGPMGVRPPMVNPPPQMKS, encoded by the exons ATGCCAAAATATTATTGTGATTATTGTGATACATATTTAACTCATGACTCTCCCAGTGTCCGGAAAACTCACTGCACAGGCAGAAAACACAAAGACAATGTCAAGTTTTATTACCAAAAATGGATGGAGGAACAGGCTCAGCACCTAATCGATGCCACAACTGCTGCTTTCAAAGcaggaaaaattgcaaataatcCTTTTGCACAGCCAGGTAAAGGAGTTGCTATTCCTCCACCAGCACAATTGACAATGGGTCAAAGACCTGGTGCTCCTGGAGCGCCAGGCATGATGCCACCAA CTATGGGCCCTGGAGGACCTATGCCGCCTATGATGATGGGACCGCATGGTCCCATGCCCCCCATGATGGGAATGCGCCCGCCTATGATGGGTATGATGCCAATGGGACCAATGGGTCCTATGGGTGTAAGGCCACCAATGGTAAATCCACCACCTCAAATGAAAAGTTAA
- the Ppox gene encoding protoporphyrinogen oxidase, which translates to MSKVVLGGGLGGLAAAHYLTKKAATQTLTLIESSSRTGGWIKTNLQENGTVFEQGPRTIRPRGEAGSNTLELVEELNLTDQIVPLVSSHPAAQNRMIYANGSLHLLPSSLFGLFKKQEPFTRPLVLHLLNDLKAKKKSVQDESIYEFVDRRFGREVADYLISPLICGICAGNAQEISVKFLMRKLFEYEQQYGSISKGMVQNFSLKSKKATALNGLVLKAKKEKWNIYSFISGCETLPLALKESILKNNVNLKLNSECTSMTIGQNNVTLHLSNKEVITADYLISAIPARNLGMLLQKQYPDLAHSLLNLVKNVSVAVVNLEFKNDLIINSAFGLLVAPKEELPVLGVIYDSCCFPKENGGTVLTVMMGGYWFEKYFGKNPSEKTLLDVALNQVKQILSIHDIPVKSKVNILHHCLPQYVVGHDDHLNEINNYIKTHQLPISLCGSSYYGVGINDVIMSAKSAVNKLIFR; encoded by the coding sequence ATGAGTAAAGTTGTCTTGGGTGGAGGGTTGGGGGGCCTTGCAGCAGCTCATTATCTCACAAAGAAAGCTGCCACCCAAACACTAACCCTAATTGAATCGTCGTCACGTACCGGTGGCTGgataaaaacaaatcttcaAGAAAATGGTACAGTTTTTGAACAAGGTCCGCGCACGATCCGTCCGCGAGGCGAAGCCGGCAGTAACACATTAGAATTGGTTGAAGAACTGAATTTAACAGATCAAATTGTTCCACTTGTGTCAAGTCATCCTGCTGCACAAAATCGCATGATTTACGCAAATGGGTCTTTGCACTTACTACCTTCATCATTGTTTGGTTTGTTCAAGAAACAGGAACCTTTCACTAGACCACTGGTACTTCATTTGCTGAATGATTTGAAAGCAAAAAAGAAAAGTGTACAAGATGAGTCAATCTATGAATTTGTTGATCGTAGATTTGGAAGAGAAGTGGCAGATTACCTTATAAGCCCTTTGATTTGTGGAATTTGTGCTGGAAATGCACAAGAAATCAGTGTGAAGTTCTTGATGAGGAAATTGTTTGAGTATGAACAACAGTATGGAAGTATTTCAAAGGGTATGGTGcagaatttttctttaaaatccAAAAAAGCAACAGCTCTCAATGGGTTAGttctaaaagcaaaaaaagaaaaatggaacATCTACTCTTTCATCAGTGGCTGTGAAACTTTGCCTTTAGCTTTAAAAGAGAgcattctaaaaaataatgtaaatctTAAATTAAATAGTGAATGTACAAGTATGACTATTGGCCAAAATAATGTTACATTACATCTAAGTAATAAAGAAGTGATCACTGCTGATTATTTAATCAGTGCAATACCTGCAAGAAATTTAGGAATGTTGTTGCAAAAACAATATCCAGATCTTGCTcacagtttattaaatttggtaaaaaatgtttcagtgGCAGTTGTTAATTTAGAGTTTAAAAATGATCTAATAATAAATTCTGCATTTGGATTGTTAGTTGCACCTAAAGAAGAGCTACCAGTGTTGGGAGTTATTTATGATAGTTGTTGTTTTCCTAAAGAAAATGgtggtacagttttaactgttATGATGGGTGGTTATtggtttgaaaaatattttggaaagAATCCTAGTGAGAAGACATTACTGGATGTAGCTTTGAATCAAGTTAAACAAATTCTAAGCATTCATGACATTCCAGTAAAGTCCAAAGTAAATATATTGCATCACTGCTTGCCTCAATATGTTGTAGGCCACGACGATCacttaaatgaaataaataattatataaaaaccCATCAACTTCCAATTTCTTTATGTGGGAGTTCTTACTATGGTGTAGGGATAAATGATGTAATTATGTCTGCAAAAAGTGcagttaataaattaatttttagataa
- the Taf13 gene encoding transcription initiation factor TFIID subunit 13, protein MAAADENFEQFEEDDGADTTLALCSAGRKRLFSKELRCMMYGFGDDQNPYTESVDIIEDLVIEFITEMTHKCMEIGRTGRVQVEDIVFLVRKDPRKYARVKDLLTMNEELKRARKAFDEIKFAGKDALIN, encoded by the exons ATGGCTGCGGCGGACGAAAACTTTGAACAG tttGAAGAAGATGATGGAGCAGATACTACTCTCGCCTTGTGTAGTGCTGGTCGAAAACGTCTTTTTAGTAAAGAATTACGTTGCATGATGTACGGTTTTGGTGATGATCAGAATCCATATACAGAAAGTGTTGATATTATAGAGGACCTTGTAATTGAATTTATTACAGAAATGACGCATAA atGTATGGAAATAGGGAGAACAGGACGAGTACAAGTAGAAGATATCGTTTTTTTAGTGCGTAAAGATCCACGCAAATATGCTCGAGTGAAAGACCTACTCACAATGAATGAGGAATTAAAACGCGCGCGTAAAGCTTTTgacgaaattaaatttgcag GGAAAGACGCCCTAATTAATTGA
- the gukh gene encoding serine-rich adhesin for platelets, which yields MPFVQRVIEPKFLSRTSLWDEDGKPLVVDEELEAVTNNTLSNALRQLASLVLVADDIFAELGGQLKEINKRSEGLKAKIEAVEGKVSAYDPKKVTVPESDICTFAVLKQHYAAKCDPDTNLFTAETRPRALQALYEAATKTPVHLMRQLDRWRRDGHRSSRFFLCTPVLGNKRRKIRNKVDIDIETRMPASVRELRRWTSSEALGDITVTPDCPNRIAPNVTLTDGEVTDATAVSDDEGIDHKLPSPEEQLQVVALKFPAEIVAVDVSGRSFDRMSIQRRSLLQTDISANLEDSNNLKRRTRTRRPRSRRRNTLAGTDHKEIRDALIAGEEPCSSANNHETESTTIGAVSRSKSSDLLRSSNKKDSPDKKSHFNTLKQWGKNRYDRLMNKNSESKADKKDDIDDFNIYETVTMKRRRNVDKDRRSHERNPSISSSDKSSVNLPISSPLSSVMNIAVKLRESSAQRRQRRSGGNKDEPPHSSSGNWSASSESGRASIGSEFTTTTQPKSSTSTATSNNSLNQQAPNSANSKRRFNVNTSTSSSITSEGTLTPDIIHDLHEDGETSSVYSCDTEGYYTSFHMDSGLKTLKEEELPCTPLHSTSAFSSSSNNTILTAENEYELFGKGSTSTTTSSAGTVCTTLRASESNKSLNGCPAVPERKSSLSKFTNKDNSPEERDESSDKTGTVKRSPATNKASVIAMVHKQVNGDVSPDSGHNTSSSPIESVNSPNGVRSGSEFEFSESSDMEGPERIERIRVKTTINSSRIPSMCVITPPHSDDESVNSYSLNNFNKRNLTDKGSKNADRNKLDLNLKTGENEVNLLKSSDSDKENYNIQSRIITTNVNGTSKMQLINVNPQSGYATVETVDGENLDVNKNSKILRAPSPSGGSVTVNETPLGKSPPSQPIIKATLLPLNNMFGRIKTNLANLTRRDSKSPNRNTQVVSDELSDAGDYVTLADVKNNNEKVLPIPKEELVYANDVVRKSAKGLGEKIRDTEYVCLDELPCNEEQQNSGSTNDSLERTKRQGARVTLDAEGKVVYSSDSLRRRKGAHTTFEPGPFVKATSSPTQSPLPVHRIPKSVRPASNKDQNRPLSPQLGKLVIRAVAGMTSPTSEIVRMPPSTIVAPSVRPMSPKATGARGAYVHIQDTGRPPSPTQEQDRVPSPSNYPGNPSFGNQASQPHTKEMYYKGTILDGNVDKRRYPENQYYFQQGGSMYQTLPSKRTQYFQADINPERSVTPDITRGLERNSKSIYNPYPRDHEQNLLHQKLGIPVKIPDVSNFMLPSQKVPLSSRTTDFYGEKPNSYFAHISPHKSVDTSHDSIRISPIDPRNSGSFQSSTPSSKTQDLKAAVNLESRLLSPKKSTMSNEELYAVIHKSKKKMNIHTEENRESPVSCDVKTPPPVKSPETGYIGDKSRSRLSWSPSKGEYVDFNADIDKLSPPNESRSRQSWACSDRKGACQTSRLDFKKLLLQKSNVLANNNTKKLSAVEQLKMSKQQLQKPCQQPFNILELSGSPRSLVNCKFTNNGQSSPRNNTPEKPKPAPKLMSPRSQWRFANPRTDVLSSTILEDCREDESPSNSMEKKKSSPAHPRNKTEVPTSPSAEPKTYSSISQKLQAQRARFFNSEKSDVQSSQKLLKNSQLQSQQTKDKCSVPPTLETAF from the exons CTGAAAGCGATATTTGCACTTTCGCCGTTCTGAAACAACATTACGCCGCCAAATGCGACCCCGACACGAATCTCTTCACTGCCGAGACGCGGCCTCGAGCTTTGCAGGCTTTGTACGAAGCCGCCACCAAGACTCCGGTGCATCTGATGCGCCAGCTGGATAGATGGCGTCGCGACGGCCATCGATCTTCCCGCTTCTTCCTGTGCACGCCGGTGTTGGGCAACAAGAGACGGAAGATAAGAAATAAAGTGGACATTGACATTGAGACTCGCATG CCCGCCTCGGTAAGAGAATTACGAAGATGGACATCGAGCGAAGCCCTCGGTGACATAACAGTAACTCCAGATTGTCCTAATCGAATCGCACCTAATGTGACTCTAACGGATGGAGAAGTCACGGATGCCACTGCAGTTTCAGACGATGAAGGCATTGACCATAAACTGCCGTCGCCGGAGGAGCAACTTCAAGTGGTGGCACTCAA GTTTCCTGCTGAAATCGTGGCGGTGGATGTTTCTGGGCGTAGCTTCGATCGAATGTCAATACAGAGAAGGTCGCTGCTGCAGACCGACATCAGCGCTAACTTGGAAGATTCCAATAATCTGAAAAGGCGGACGAGGACGAGGAGGCCGAGGAGCAGAAGAAGGAACACGCTTGCAGGAACAGACCACAAAGAAATCAGAGACGCTTTGATAGCGGG GGAGGAGCCATGCTCTTCAGCTAATAATCATGAGACTGAATCCACAACTATCGGTGCTGTAAGTCGCAGTAAAAGCAGCGATCTTTTGCGTTCGTCAAACAAAAAAGACTCCCCAGACAAAAAATCACACTTTAACACTCTCAAACAATGGGGCAAGAACCGCTACGACCGCCTCATGAACAAAAACTCCGAATCGAAGGCGGACAAGAAAGACGACATCGACGACTTCAACATCTACGAGACCGTCACGATGAAGCGAAGACGAAACGTCGACAAAGACCGACGATCGCACGAACGCAACCCTTCGATCTCGTCGTCGGACAAATCCAGCGTCAATCTCCCCATCTCGAGCCCTCTCTCTTCGGTCATGAACATCGCGGTGAAATTACGCGAGAGCTCCGCGCAACGCCGCCAACGAAGATCCGGCGGTAACAAAGATGAACCGCCGCACTCTTCCAGCGGCAACTGGAGCGCAAGTTCGGAAAGCGGAAGGGCCTCCATCGGGTCGGAGTTCACGACCACCACCCAACCGAAATCCTCCACCTCGACCGCAACATCAAACAACTCTCTCAACCAACAGGCGCCTAATTCGGCAAACAGCAAACGGCGCTTTAATGTAAATACGTCAACCTCAAGCAGTATTACTAGTGAAGGCACTCTAACACCTGATATTATCCACGACTTGCACGAGGACGGGGAAACTAGTTCCGTCTATTCGTGCGACACGGAAGGATATTACACTTCCTTCCACATGGACAGCGGCTTAAAAACCCTCAAGGAGGAAGAGCTGCCGTGCACTCCTCTACATTCCACGTCAGCTTTCTCTTCCAGCTCGAACAACACGATCCTGACGGCCGAGAACGAGTACGAGCTCTTCGGCAAAGGTTCCACTTCTACGACCACCAGCTCGGCCGGTACAGTCTGCACCACGTTGCGGGCATCCGAAAGCAACAAGTCTCTGAACGGATGTCCGGCCGTTCCCGAGAGAAAAAGTTCCTTGTCTAAATTCACCAACAAAGATAATTCACCAGAAGAACGCGACGAAAGCAGCGACAAAACCGGCACCGTGAAGCGCAGCCCTGCCACCAACAAAGCGAGCGTGATCGCCATGGTTCACAAACAGGTCAACGGAGACGTATCGCCCGACAGTGGCCACAACACTTCCAGTTCTCCCATCGAATCCGTCAACAGCCCCAACGGGGTCAGGAGCGGATCAGAATTCGAGTTTTCCGAATCTTCCGACATGGAAGGTCCCGAAAGAATCGAACGAATCCGCGTTAAAACAACAATCAATTCCAGCAGAATCCCCTCGATGTGTGTGATAACACCTCCGCACAGCGACGATGAAAGCGTAAACAGCTACAGTCTgaacaatttcaataaaagaaaTCTGACTGATAAGGGTTCGAAGAACGCCGACAGGAATAAACTggatttgaatttgaaaacgGGCGAGAACGAAGTGAATCTGTTAAAATCGAGCGATTCAGACAAAGAGAATTACAACATACAGAGCAGAATTATCACAACCAATGTTAATGGAACAAGTAAAATGCAACTTATTAATGTGAATCCTCAGTCCGGGTATGCTACTGTGGAAACTGTAGACGGTGAGAATTTGGATGTTAATAAGAACTCGAAGATTCTGAGGGCGCCGTCGCCCAGTGGAGGAAGCGTCACTGTGAACGAGACGCCTTTGGGGAAGTCGCCACCTTCGCAGCCAATAATTAAAGCTACTTTGCTTCCCTTGAATAATATGTTTGGGagaattaaaacgaatttGGCAAACCTGACGCGGAGAGATAGTAAATCGCCAAACAGGAATACCCAAGTTGTTAGTGACGAATTGTCGGATGCCGGCGATTACGTTACGCTCGCCGATGTCAAGAACAACAACGAGAAGGTATTACCGATACCCAAAGAAGAACTGGTTTACGCCAACGATGTTGTTAGGAAAAGCGCGAAAGGACTGGGGGAAAAAATTCGAGATACGGAATACGTTTGTTTGGATGAGTTACCGTGCAACGAGGAACAACAAAATTCGGGAAGTACCAACGATTCCCTGGAGAGGACGAAACGTCAAGGTGCAAGGGTAACTCTAGACGCCGAAGGCAAGGTGGTGTACAGTTCCGACAGTTTGAGGAGAAGGAAAGGAGCTCACACAACATTCGAGCCCGGTCCTTTCGTGAAAGCGACCAGTAGTCCTACTCAGAGCCCGCTTCCGGTGCACCGCATACCCAAATCGGTGAGACCAGCGAGCAACAAAGACCAAAACCGGCCCTTGTCGCCCCAGCTGGGCAAGCTAGTGATCCGAGCAGTAGCCGGAATGACGTCCCCCACGTCCGAGATCGTCCGGATGCCTCCGTCGACGATAGTGGCACCGAGCGTCCGGCCGATGTCCCCGAAAGCCACGGGCGCCCGCGGCGCGTACGTCCACATCCAAGACACTGGAAGACCCCCGTCGCCTACTCAAGAACAAG ACCGAGTACCTTCACCATCTAATTATCCAGGCAATCCTTCGTTCGGGAACCAAGCATCACAGCCGCACACTAAAGAAATGTATTACAAAGGGACGATTTTGGATGGGAACGTCGACAAAAGAAGATATCCAGAGAATCAGTATTATTTTCAACAAGGCGGTTCGATGTATCAGACCCTGCCATCTAAAAGAACTCAGTATTTCCAAGCAGACATCAATCCCGAAAGATCCGTAACTCCCGACATTACCAGAGGATTAGAACGTAATTCTAAAAGTATCTACAATCCGTATCCGCGTGACCACGAACAGAATTTATTGCACCAAAAACTCGGAATCCCAGTGAAGATTCCCGATGTTAGTAACTTCATGCTACCATCACAGAAAGTGCCTTTATCTAGCAGAACTACTGACTTTTATGGGGAAAAGCCCAACTCATACTTCGCACACATATCGCCCCATAAATCCGTCGACACTAGCCACGATTCGATAAGAATTTCTCCAATTGACCCTCGCAACTCTGGAAGTTTCCAATCGTCGACTCCTTCGTCCAAAACCCAAGATTTGAAAGCCGCCGTCAACTTAGAAAGTAGACTTCTCTCGCCCAAAAAGTCTACTATGAGCAATGAGGAGTTGTACGCGGTGATTCATAAGagtaaaaagaaaatgaacatACATACAGAGGAAAATCGAGAGTCGCCCGTCAGTTGCGACGTGAAGACACCACCTCCTGTAAAATCTCCCGAAACTGGATATATAGGTGATAAATCGAGATCCAGACTTAGTTGGTCTCCGAGCAAGGGTGAATATGTAGACTTCAATGCGGATATTGATAAGTTATCACCCCCAAACGAGTCGAGGTCAAGGCAAAGTTGGGCTTGCAGCGATAGGAAAGGTGCATGTCAGACATCACGtttagattttaaaaaacttctcTTGCAAAAGAGTAACGTACTAGCCAATAACAACACCAAAAAATTGTCTGCCGTggaacaattgaaaatgtCCAAGCAGCAACTACAAAAACCTTGTCAACAGCCTTTTAATATATTAGAATTAAGTGGTTCACCAAGAAGTCTCGTTAATTGTAAGTTTACCAACAACGGACAAAGTTCGCCAAGAAACAATACTCCAGAAAAACCAAAACCTGCTCCGAAACTTATGTCTCCGAGGTCGCAGTGGAGATTTGCCAATCCTAGAACCGACGTTCTCTCATCTACAATACTGGAAGATTGTAGAGAAGACGAGAGCCCGAGTAACTCtatggaaaagaaaaaatcctcACCCGCTCATCCCAGAAACAAAACCGAAGTTCCGACATCACCCAGTGCTGAACCTAAAACTTATTCGTCCATATCTCAGAAGTTACAAGCTCAGAGAGCAAGATTCTTCAATTCTGAAAAGTCAGATGTCCAATCATcccaaaaattattgaaaaatagtcaattgCAGAGTCAACAAACTAAAGATAAATGCTCAGTGCCGCCTACACTAGAAACAGCgttttag